The Intestinibaculum porci DNA window GCCATAATATACCTCCCAAAGCAGCTCATTACAGCTGACTGTTAAGTTTAGAATAAATACGCTCGGCCATCCACTTCTCACTGACATGATCACAGACTTCATCAATCGGAAACCAAGCCACCGCTTTGTTTTCATCTTCTTTAACACGCAGTGGCATTGTATCATCCGCTTCCAAGAGATAAGTAATATTAAGATGAAGATGTGAAGAGACATAATGACCGCGTTTCTCATGACCATCGACGGTTAGGATTTCTACCGAATAAATGTTCTTTGAAATCGGATGGGCAATCACCCCGCTCTCTTCTTCTACTTCGCGCATAGCTACTGCCAATAAATCATGATCGCCATCGGCGTGTCCGCCTAGCCATGACCAGGAATCATAAATATTGTGATAAGCCATGAGTACCTTTTTTCTATCCGGTGAAACGACCCATGCACTCGCGCTTAAATGAGCGGACGCATTATCACGGGTATAAAGCTCTTCCCCGCTTTTTAAGCGTCTTAAGATTTCTTTGACATCACATGCTTCCTGTTCATTAAAGGGCGTATATTGCTCTAAATCAGTCATCAGATTCATGCGATTTTACCTTTTTCTTTTAAAATTGTTTCGACTGCCATGATCGCTTCATAAACCATCCCATCACAATGCGTCTTCTTGACTTCTCCTTTTTTCGCTGAAACTGCTAATAAATCTTTACAATTCAGTAAACCATCATGATGATCAGTAAAATGTTTATAATAAGCTTTGATCGTTGCTGGATCATCAACGCCAAATAATCCTAAAACCATTAAGCCGCCAGTAATCCCGCCACAGACACTGCCCATCTTCATCCCTGCGCCAAAGTTTCGAGCAATGTTATAAGCCTGTTCATCAGTTAATCCAGCCTCCTGAGCGAAAGGAATCACCACCGCCTGGGCACAGTTATAATGTGGTGTTACGATTGCTCTAAGTTCTTTTGCTTTTTCAATATGTGACATTTCAAGTCCTCCTTCGCTACAATTTTAAGCGAAAATGTTCTTTTTTACAATATTTTTACAAAACGTTTGCCTATCGTATATAATTGAAATATAATGACATCGAGGTCGATAAATGGGAGGCACTTGTATGAAAGCGAATATTCAGATTCAATCCAATCCATTCATTGCGAATGCAGATGATATTGAACTTATTGTAAAAACACATTTAAAAGCATCAGATATTAAATTAGAGACAATAGATGAATTAGATATTTATTATAAACCTTACGATGGATCTATTTATTATGTCGCTACAACTGTTGATGGTCAGACATTCAAAAACGTACAGCCTTTATTCATTTAAAAACGGAGAAATTATTTCTCCGTTTTTTGCTTATTGATGACGTGAATGACTTTCTTACACATTTTTGAAATAGCTTCATGAGAAAAGACATGCCATTCATCAGCATAAGGATAAACATGGCAATTTTTATAGGCTTCTTTCGCATCCCATGAGTAAGAAATCGGAACCGTTAAGTCCACCGTGCCATGAAAAATGTACACCGGCTTGGTATATGCTTTCACATCCTTATACATCTTGATCGCCTTCATTTCCTGAATGTACTGATGTCCAACTTCGCCATTGCCAACACGCATTGTTTTCCCTTTTTTCGGCACCGCTACAAGTTTCACCATATCTGGAATATTATATGCTGGCGCGCAGAGGAATAAACTGCGAATATCCTTTCTTTTCGCCGCCACAAGGGAAGCGATCAGCCCGCCTTGAGAATGGCCAGCTAAATAGAAATGATGCTGATCGCAATAGCCCTGCTTCATAAAATAACGAATTAATGCCGTTAAATCTTTTTCTTCTGAAGAAGGTGACATCGCACTCATCTTTCCGCCAGAGGCAGAGTGCAGATTGCCTCCGACAAAATCAAAAACCGCTGCGCCGATCCCAGCTTTAGATAACTTTTTCGCAATAATTTCATAATCTTTATAAGAAGCGGAATAGCCCGGACAAATAATGACAAAAGGCAGTTTTGCCCGCACTGCTGGTAAGTATACTTTTGTATAAAGAGCATATTTGCCTCTCTTCACATAATGCGTTGTAATCGTCGCTTTACTTGTTTTCACAAGCGGCTGCTGAACAATTTTTTCAATGCTTTGATGAGGTCTGCTAAAGTAAAAATAAGAAGCTAAGCCAATGGCTATCGCCATTACTAAAACAATAAGCTTTTTCATATTCTCCCCTCCCTAATACAAAAGATGCCTAACGGCATCTTTTCTTACTTGGCAATAAAATACATCGCGGTATAAGCTGGCAGCGAAACTTCTGTTTCACCATCAACTTCATATTCAATGACTACATCTTCATCAGTTCCATTATACTTCTCATTATTAGAATCAAGCAAGAGGGTTAAAGTCTTTTCTTCTCCCTTGTATGTATAAATCTGATCTTTATTTGAGAAGTTGAAGAAGCAGACAATCGTTTCTTCATCACTCATACGTTTGAAAACATAAATGGTTTTATCTTCCTGATGACAATCAATCCATTCAAAACCTTTTTCCTGATAATCATATTTCCAGAACGCATCATGAGTTAAATAGAGATGGTTCAAATCTTTCATCATCTGATGGAAAGCATCATGCATTGGATATTTTAACATATCCCAATCCTGTTCTCTGAATTCATGCCATTCTCGTAACTGACCAAATTCATTACCCATAAAGTTTAACTGTTTGCCAGTGTGCGCATACATATACATGTATAAGGCACGAGCTTGGGCAAACTGTTCTTCATATTCGCCATACATCTTATCAACGATTGTCTTTTTGCCATGAACGACTTCATCATGTGAGAATGGTAAAATGAAGTGTTCGTTATAGAAGTACATCATTGAGAATGTTAACTTATGATAACAGTCTTTTCGTTCATCTGGTGTTTTCATAAAGAAGTCGAGCGTATCATTCATCCAGCCTAAATCCCATTTATAATCAAAGCCTAAACCGCCCTGATCAACCGGTTTCGTCACACCATTGAAGGAAGAAGAATCTTCCGCAAAAAGCAGACAGTTTGGCACACGCTGTTTTAAGCCGGTGTTGAATTTCTGAATAAAGCGCATAGCATCGCGGTTTTCCCCGCGTCCGGCATCTCCCTGCCAATAAATCAGATTACCGACTGCATCTAAACGCAACCCATCTAAATGATATTCACTTAACCAGTAATATGCAGAAGAATTTAAGAATGAGCAGACATCCCCACGGGAATGCTGGAAGTTACAAGTCCCCCATTCACTCATTCCCACCGCATTGTTAGGATAGTTATAAAGCGGCGTGCCATCATAGTTCGCTAAGCCAAAACTATCGATCGCAAAATGTACTGGCACAAAGTCCAAGATCACGCCAATATTATTTTGATGGCACTGATCAATGAAGTATTTCAATTCATTTGGTTTACCATATCTTGAAGTTGGCGCAAAATAGCCAGTTGGCTGATAGCCCCAAGATAAATCGTTTGGATATTCATTTAATGGCATGATTTCCAGATAGTTATAGCCATATTCCTTTAAGTAAGGAATCAGTAAATCGGCCATTTCAGTGTATGTATACCAGTCAGTTTCTTCATCACCCTTTTTACGCCATGAACCAAAATGCATTTCATAAACATTCAAAGGTTCCTGAGTTGTATCATGACGCTGCGAAATCCATTTCTCATCTTCAAATGTATAGCCTGATAAATCATAAATAATAGATGCATTATTAGGACGTAACTCTGCATAGTAACCATAAGGATCACAATGATCGACAAAACTACCGCCATGGTAAATACGATATTTATACATATGTCCAGGTGCCGCATCAGGTACTGTCACTTCCCAGAACTGACCATTTTCACAGCGGTTCATTTCTCTTTCACGCCAGTCTGAAAATTCACCAATGAGGCAAACTCTTTCAGCAGCTGGAGCATATGTACGAAACGTTGTTCCTTCACCTTTTTTATAATGAGCTCCTAAGTAGTAGTGGACATCAAAAGAGTTTCCATTATAAAAATTGCCTAAATCCATATTACAACCTCCTCAAATATAGACACTCGTCTAATTTCTACTTATAATATAAAAGAAGTGAGGTGAAAAAGACACCATCAATTCCCTAAAAGTGTCGGATTTCCAACGTTTTTAGACATGTGTCTATTTTTTATGAAAAAGCAGCCTAAAAGCAAACGTGCCATCATCGCGGCTTTTATCGACATTCGTAAACATACACCCGTCGAAAAGATGACGGTCACAAATCTTTGTAAAGTTGCGGAAATCAACAAGTCAACTTTCTACGTCTATTATCAGGACATTTATGATCTTTCTGATCAGGTAGAAAATGATTTAGTGCGGCGCATCACCAATAGTATTTCCCACACTGAGTGCGCCTTCGATGATCCTGGTGCCTTTACCGAGGAAGTCTTTCGTGCCTATGGTGAAAACCAGCATTTAATTGATATTGTCTTTTCCGGCAGTCGCAGTGTGATGTTACCAAAGAAAGTGCATCAGGCGCTTACTGAACTATTTTTTCAATTACGCCCAGAATATAAAAATTCACCAGAAAAACATATCATGCTTTCCTATATCATTTATGGCGGTTATTACGCTTATGTCGAAAATGAAAGCATGGACCGTAATTATCGTATTTCCGTTATCTCATCACTCACAAAATTATGAAGGGACTCGCCATTTGACAAATCCCTTCCTTTTATTATCATTTTTGCTGAGCTTCGAGACTTAAAATCTCTTCATAACTATCTCGTGCTTCCACCACAAATTCAATTGAGACCCCTGGAAGAGCCTTGAGAATATCCGTATTGCTCATTCCTTTCGCCAGGAAATGATACACTTTCATCAGTGCCTTGGCACCTTCTTTATAGCCTTCGTCTCTTACTTCTTTCATAACTTCGTCTCTTACTTCTTTCATAACTTCGTCTCTTACTTCTTTTACAACCTGCTCTTTTACCTCTTTTTTGGCGTCTTCAAGCATCATCGGCTTCATACTATTGAAAATATATCGGCTCCATGATTCCATATTTTCCATCTCCTTTCTCATCTTCTCATCGTAATGAAATCCTCTTGCCTTCAGTATAGCATCTTTTTATTTCTCTATATACTTAAAGACTTTTTACCCTGCAAATCTCACAAGAATCTAACAAAAAATTGAAGAAATTTTATAAAAAAGTGATCTATTTCATTCAATTTAGGCAAAGCGATGACAGATGACTAAAAAGACCTGCTGGGGAAGCAGGTCTTCGTGATGTCTCTATTATGATTGACATCGTTGTTTACATTTTAGTGAAGGGAAATTTATATGTTTGCTTGTTGTCAGTCTCCTGACAACGCTTAATATACAGTTCTTATGTGAAGTGAAAATGAACACATCATTTTTTTAAACAAAGGACTCACCTTAAGGCAAGTCCCTTCTAAGAAATCATTTCATTAATATTTTTAAAGCTGATGATCCTCTTCATAACTTTCACGTGCATATTTCACAAAATCAACAGTGACATTAGGAAGAGACGTAAGAATCTCTTCATCGCTCATACCTTTCGCTAACAAATGATTGACTTTCTTAAGCAACATTGCACCTTCTAAGCGACCTTCAGCACGACCTTCTTTGAGACCTACTTCACGACCTTCTTTGAGGCCTACTTTTCTACCTTCTTTGAGGCCTACTTCACGACCTTCTTTAAGGCCTACTTTTCGACCTTTTTCTCGACCTTCAGCCATGCCTTCAGCCATGCCTTCAGCCCAAGCCTGCTCTCTTACCTCTTTTTTGGCGTCTTCAAACATCATCGGCTTCATACTATTGAAAATATATCGGCTCCATGATTCCATATCCTCCATCTCCTTTCTCATCTTCTCATCGTAATGAAATCCTCTTGCCTTCAGTATAGCATCTTTTTCTTTGTAATCAATTGTCACCGAGAAAATTGTGGATAAAACCGCAATAAGATCCAGCTTCTCACTTTTAATGGCATCAATGCGCGGCTTGCGAATATCATAAAGATTGACAATAATTGACGTTGGACATTTTCTTAAGCCGCGGCGTTTCACATATCTCTGATGCTGTGGATCAAAACGCGCTTGTGCACTCACCATAATGATGCCTTCATCTTTATGAGGCGGTGCCATATTGATCCAGATGACAAACAGCTTATCCATTCTATTCTTTTTAAAGCGACTCTGTGCCAGCACCGCCGTGCAGTACTGCACATTTCTCAGTTCCATGTAATAATCATTCGTACTCTGCATTTCGATATCCACAAGCAGTGCCCCTTGTTTGCCTTTATTAAAGGCAAATAAGGTATCAAGAATACACTTGTTTTTGCCAATAAACAGTTCTGTGCTTTGCATTTGGACCTGAGGGCTGAAGTTTTTGACATTATTTTGGATCGGTGTCAAATAGGCTTTGAGCTGTCCTTCATCCATTTCTTTGAAATCTTCAACTAAGCTGCCTAAGATCAATGATAACACATCAACATTCTTAATAATCTTTTTTGCATTGGCATCAAGGTAGTTGAACATTGCCTGTTCCTGACCTTGCTTTTTAGGTTTCATATATCTTCTCCTTTCGAGAAAATCATTAAATAGTACTATCATTTTTCTTTCTCTATATACTTAAAGACCTTTTACCCTGCAAATCTCACAAGAATCTGACAAAAAATGGAAGAAATTTTATAAAAAAGTGATCTATTACATTCAATTTAGACAAAGCGATGACAGATGACTAAAAAGACCTGCTGGGAAAGCAGGTCTTCGTGATGTCTTGTTATGATTGACATCTTTGTTTACATTTTAGGGAAGGGAAATTTATATGTTTGCTTGTTGTCAGTCTCCTGACAGCATCTATATTACCTTCTCTTTGTGAATCCAAAATGAACTATTGATAATCAAAGATAGCTTTCTTTTCGATAAGATCGCCAAATGTTTCTTTCCACTCGTGATGCGGATCTGAAGCATCATAAGCTGCTAACGCTTCTTCATCCATATCGATCGTGATCATCAGATCATAACGATTAGGACGATCAATACAGTTAAAGGTATAAGTCACTTCATGAATACCTGGAATACTCAAAGTTTCATTAAAGATCGCCTTAATCTGTTCAATACGTTTGTTGGTTTCTCGATCTTTCCATTTCACAATAATATTATGTTTCATAAATTCCTCCTACAATAAGTATGTTTCAATAACATGAGCAATGCCATCATGATTGTTGTCATCGGTGACAAGATCACATATTTCTAAAACATCTGGACGACTATTCCCCATCGCTACGCTTAAGCCGGCTGTTTTTAAGACTTCCAAATCATTAGGGGCATCCCCGACCGCAATCGTCTGCGAGAGCGGCAAAATTAATCTTTCACATAATGTCTTTAAACCTAAAGCTTTTGTAACATGTAATGGGCTAATCTCTAGCGATGTCTCTTCGGCGTAAGCGAAGGATAATGGTAAATCCTTTAATCGCTGATAAGTCTCCTCGCGTTCCTGCGTATTGGTATGATATAAGTTGATTTTATACACATCAGAAAGAGTTAACGCCTCCTGAAGCGGCTCATCAACAAAATCACAGACGCGTTCATACATATTACGATAAACAGCCATATGGTAATCTTCAATATGGCGAATGTGTGATGCTGAGGCAATACTACGTTCCTTTGTTAAAAGCTGCGGCATGATATCACGATTGTTAACAGCATCAATAATAGCCTTTATTTCTTTCTCTTTTAAGGGCATTTCATGAATAACTTGCTGATTTACAAAATCATACAAACAAGCACCGCTAATTAAAATGCCATATGATAAATAAGGAAAGAGTTCTTGGTAATCAGCTAACTCGGCAAGGCCGCGACCAGTTGATAAACAAACAATCTTTCCTGCATTATAAGCTTTTTTGATAGCCTCCGCACTTGATGGCAGAATCTGTTTCTGATCATCAAGCAGGGTGCCATCCATATCTAATGCAATAAGCTGATACATAATAACCTCCCTGGCTATTGTAACATATTTGATCAAAAAAGCGACTCTTTAAAGAGCCGCTTTCCTTATTTAATGGCATCTGCCATACTTTTTACATAATCATAAACCGCCTGATCAGCATGATCACCGTTTTCCGCAATGAGATTGACAATACCGCTGCCGACAATGACGCCGTCTGCGATTGCCGCCATTTCTTTCGCCTGAGCTGGTTCATGAATCCCAAAGCCAATCGCTACCGGGGTATCTGTTACGCTTTTAATATGACCAACGATTTCTTCTAAGTTAGATGCAAATGACTGATTCGAACGGGCTCCGGT harbors:
- a CDS encoding TetR/AcrR family transcriptional regulator; protein product: MKKQPKSKRAIIAAFIDIRKHTPVEKMTVTNLCKVAEINKSTFYVYYQDIYDLSDQVENDLVRRITNSISHTECAFDDPGAFTEEVFRAYGENQHLIDIVFSGSRSVMLPKKVHQALTELFFQLRPEYKNSPEKHIMLSYIIYGGYYAYVENESMDRNYRISVISSLTKL
- a CDS encoding C-GCAxxG-C-C family protein; the encoded protein is MSHIEKAKELRAIVTPHYNCAQAVVIPFAQEAGLTDEQAYNIARNFGAGMKMGSVCGGITGGLMVLGLFGVDDPATIKAYYKHFTDHHDGLLNCKDLLAVSAKKGEVKKTHCDGMVYEAIMAVETILKEKGKIA
- a CDS encoding FliH/SctL family protein; this encodes MKPKKQGQEQAMFNYLDANAKKIIKNVDVLSLILGSLVEDFKEMDEGQLKAYLTPIQNNVKNFSPQVQMQSTELFIGKNKCILDTLFAFNKGKQGALLVDIEMQSTNDYYMELRNVQYCTAVLAQSRFKKNRMDKLFVIWINMAPPHKDEGIIMVSAQARFDPQHQRYVKRRGLRKCPTSIIVNLYDIRKPRIDAIKSEKLDLIAVLSTIFSVTIDYKEKDAILKARGFHYDEKMRKEMEDMESWSRYIFNSMKPMMFEDAKKEVREQAWAEGMAEGMAEGREKGRKVGLKEGREVGLKEGRKVGLKEGREVGLKEGRAEGRLEGAMLLKKVNHLLAKGMSDEEILTSLPNVTVDFVKYARESYEEDHQL
- a CDS encoding NUDIX hydrolase; translation: MNLMTDLEQYTPFNEQEACDVKEILRRLKSGEELYTRDNASAHLSASAWVVSPDRKKVLMAYHNIYDSWSWLGGHADGDHDLLAVAMREVEEESGVIAHPISKNIYSVEILTVDGHEKRGHYVSSHLHLNITYLLEADDTMPLRVKEDENKAVAWFPIDEVCDHVSEKWMAERIYSKLNSQL
- a CDS encoding alpha/beta hydrolase family protein produces the protein MKKLIVLVMAIAIGLASYFYFSRPHQSIEKIVQQPLVKTSKATITTHYVKRGKYALYTKVYLPAVRAKLPFVIICPGYSASYKDYEIIAKKLSKAGIGAAVFDFVGGNLHSASGGKMSAMSPSSEEKDLTALIRYFMKQGYCDQHHFYLAGHSQGGLIASLVAAKRKDIRSLFLCAPAYNIPDMVKLVAVPKKGKTMRVGNGEVGHQYIQEMKAIKMYKDVKAYTKPVYIFHGTVDLTVPISYSWDAKEAYKNCHVYPYADEWHVFSHEAISKMCKKVIHVINKQKTEK
- a CDS encoding Cof-type HAD-IIB family hydrolase, coding for MYQLIALDMDGTLLDDQKQILPSSAEAIKKAYNAGKIVCLSTGRGLAELADYQELFPYLSYGILISGACLYDFVNQQVIHEMPLKEKEIKAIIDAVNNRDIMPQLLTKERSIASASHIRHIEDYHMAVYRNMYERVCDFVDEPLQEALTLSDVYKINLYHTNTQEREETYQRLKDLPLSFAYAEETSLEISPLHVTKALGLKTLCERLILPLSQTIAVGDAPNDLEVLKTAGLSVAMGNSRPDVLEICDLVTDDNNHDGIAHVIETYLL
- a CDS encoding Dabb family protein produces the protein MKHNIIVKWKDRETNKRIEQIKAIFNETLSIPGIHEVTYTFNCIDRPNRYDLMITIDMDEEALAAYDASDPHHEWKETFGDLIEKKAIFDYQ
- the glgB gene encoding 1,4-alpha-glucan branching protein GlgB, producing MDLGNFYNGNSFDVHYYLGAHYKKGEGTTFRTYAPAAERVCLIGEFSDWREREMNRCENGQFWEVTVPDAAPGHMYKYRIYHGGSFVDHCDPYGYYAELRPNNASIIYDLSGYTFEDEKWISQRHDTTQEPLNVYEMHFGSWRKKGDEETDWYTYTEMADLLIPYLKEYGYNYLEIMPLNEYPNDLSWGYQPTGYFAPTSRYGKPNELKYFIDQCHQNNIGVILDFVPVHFAIDSFGLANYDGTPLYNYPNNAVGMSEWGTCNFQHSRGDVCSFLNSSAYYWLSEYHLDGLRLDAVGNLIYWQGDAGRGENRDAMRFIQKFNTGLKQRVPNCLLFAEDSSSFNGVTKPVDQGGLGFDYKWDLGWMNDTLDFFMKTPDERKDCYHKLTFSMMYFYNEHFILPFSHDEVVHGKKTIVDKMYGEYEEQFAQARALYMYMYAHTGKQLNFMGNEFGQLREWHEFREQDWDMLKYPMHDAFHQMMKDLNHLYLTHDAFWKYDYQEKGFEWIDCHQEDKTIYVFKRMSDEETIVCFFNFSNKDQIYTYKGEEKTLTLLLDSNNEKYNGTDEDVVIEYEVDGETEVSLPAYTAMYFIAK